A DNA window from Maribellus comscasis contains the following coding sequences:
- a CDS encoding sodium-dependent transporter — translation MSENNKQLQLRDSFGSKFGVIAAAAGSAVGLGNIWKFPYIAGIYGGAAFLFVYLAFIVAIGLPVMLSELIIGRGSRRNAFGAFKVLAPGTPWRYIGILGVSAAFLILSFYGVVAGWSVQYIVLSLENGFSNKTPDEISSLFATLIGSPIKPVLLQLFFMLLTGAIVIIGIKKGIEKYTKILMPVLVVILIFLCIKAVSLEGAKAGLLFLFKPDFSKLTGDGILSALGHAFFTLSLGMGTLITYGSYIKNDNNLVNTVINVTVADTVIAILAGVAIFPAVFAFGIEPSEGPGLIFVTLPNVFHQMPGGYIFSILFFVLLSVAALTSAISILEVVVAYFKEEFNMGRKASTVLATILISILGILCSLSMGVLSPYTFLGLNIFDLMDWISANLLLPIGGLFIALFVGWFLGRKKVKEEVAKGGSLSGIFLSAFLFLVKFIAPIAIAIVMLNKVGLLRF, via the coding sequence ATGTCGGAAAATAATAAACAGTTACAATTACGCGATTCATTTGGTTCTAAGTTTGGTGTAATTGCGGCTGCTGCTGGTTCTGCCGTTGGATTGGGGAATATCTGGAAATTTCCATACATAGCCGGTATTTATGGAGGCGCTGCATTCTTGTTTGTTTATTTGGCTTTTATTGTTGCCATAGGGCTGCCGGTAATGCTCTCTGAGTTAATTATCGGTCGTGGGTCCAGAAGAAATGCCTTTGGTGCGTTTAAAGTTTTAGCTCCGGGAACACCCTGGCGCTACATTGGGATTTTGGGTGTGAGCGCTGCATTTCTGATTTTGTCATTTTACGGTGTCGTAGCAGGTTGGAGTGTCCAATATATTGTCTTGTCACTGGAAAACGGATTCTCTAATAAAACGCCCGACGAAATATCTTCACTTTTTGCTACCTTAATTGGATCTCCGATAAAACCGGTATTATTGCAGCTTTTCTTTATGTTGTTAACAGGAGCAATTGTGATTATCGGGATTAAAAAAGGTATTGAAAAATACACCAAAATATTAATGCCAGTTCTTGTTGTAATATTAATCTTCTTATGCATAAAAGCAGTATCTCTCGAGGGAGCGAAAGCTGGACTTTTATTTTTGTTTAAACCCGATTTTTCAAAACTGACAGGAGACGGTATTTTAAGTGCATTGGGGCATGCTTTTTTTACATTAAGTCTTGGTATGGGAACGTTAATTACTTATGGTTCTTATATTAAAAATGATAATAACCTGGTGAATACGGTTATAAATGTTACGGTTGCCGATACTGTAATTGCTATTCTGGCTGGGGTTGCCATTTTTCCTGCCGTTTTTGCTTTTGGAATTGAGCCAAGTGAAGGACCAGGACTAATCTTTGTTACACTACCCAACGTGTTTCACCAAATGCCGGGCGGATATATTTTTTCAATTTTGTTTTTTGTCCTTCTTTCTGTGGCTGCCCTTACCTCAGCCATTTCAATTCTCGAAGTTGTTGTAGCCTACTTTAAAGAAGAATTTAATATGGGAAGGAAAGCTTCAACAGTTTTAGCTACAATACTTATCTCAATACTTGGTATTCTTTGTTCCCTGTCAATGGGTGTCCTTTCTCCATACACTTTTTTGGGTTTAAATATATTTGATTTAATGGACTGGATATCTGCAAATCTTCTTTTGCCAATAGGCGGATTGTTTATTGCATTGTTTGTTGGTTGGTTTTTGGGAAGAAAGAAAGTGAAAGAAGAGGTTGCCAAAGGTGGGAGCTTGTCTGGAATATTTTTATCAGCATTTTTATTCCTGGTAAAATTTATAGCTCCGATTGCCATTGCAATTGTTATGCTGAATAAAGTAGGTTTGTTGAGATTTTAA
- a CDS encoding BamA/TamA family outer membrane protein, with product MNRRENLKKLGYRLAIAVIAGIFLLACSPVKFVPEDSYLLNKVEVEVDNAEINKDEAKAYVRQKENYKILGFAKFHLWLYNLSSKEKSDGWLKRIGEPPQIYNEALAIQSEGQLKQYLNNRGYFHASVDKNVEYNDKKQKANVTYSLETGEIYRIRDINYHFSNIELRRLFMNDSSMTHIKPGTAFDYYMLDKQRSSIVDLFRNNGYYYFAKEDVSYLADSSRFEKEIVLDLYVGDNRNSTDDLAKVFTPYFLNNFYISVLPGTAPLNDVQQLNSFTDTLWTDNFTVFRNNQIKYKTLLFERSLQMKKGDRYSISDVENTFNSFNRLRQFRFIDIQFQEPQMEKDTNLLDCFIRLAPLSKQSTSFDIEGTNTSGNMGIAGNINYQHRNLFHGAEVLNIKLRGAMERLANRESEYFNTREVGVESNITIPRLLGPGNIIGSFKNFMPKTVFTLGYNFQRRPEYTRTIANVKFGYEWMRSETFRQTLNLLDFNMVNLYQFDPEFIANIEDLYIKSSFTDHLIFASNYSFTYNTQGLNLSKGYSYLKLNVESAGNLLSLASSLTNQPKVQVVDTLGLGTSKYYRIFSTRFAQYVKSDVEFRYGYTIDKYNTLVARAFLGAGVPYGNFDVLPFEKKYFTGGANGIRAWQVRSLGPGTYKAQEGTYPNQSSDIKLEANLEYRFKLISFIEGALFLDAGNIWAINKKDNREGALFEFDKFYKQLAFGTGTGLRFDFNYFIFRLDLGMKLRQPSDSFTDGWIIGNRSYKADDFNLSFAIGYPF from the coding sequence ATGAACAGACGCGAGAATCTTAAAAAACTGGGATATCGACTTGCAATAGCAGTGATTGCAGGTATTTTTTTATTGGCATGTTCACCGGTTAAGTTCGTTCCCGAAGATAGTTACTTGTTAAATAAAGTTGAAGTAGAGGTTGATAATGCCGAAATAAACAAGGATGAAGCAAAAGCTTATGTCAGGCAAAAGGAAAATTATAAGATTCTTGGATTTGCAAAATTTCATCTATGGCTTTATAATCTCTCTTCAAAAGAAAAAAGTGATGGATGGCTAAAACGTATTGGGGAGCCGCCACAGATTTATAATGAGGCGTTGGCTATTCAGTCAGAAGGACAATTAAAACAATATTTAAATAACAGAGGATATTTTCATGCAAGTGTAGACAAGAACGTCGAATACAATGATAAAAAACAAAAGGCCAACGTAACTTACTCGCTTGAAACAGGAGAAATCTACCGAATCCGGGATATCAATTATCATTTTAGCAATATTGAATTGCGCAGGCTTTTTATGAATGATAGCTCTATGACACACATAAAACCAGGTACTGCTTTTGATTATTATATGCTTGATAAGCAGAGGTCTTCAATCGTTGACTTGTTTAGAAATAATGGATATTATTATTTTGCCAAAGAAGATGTTAGTTACCTTGCCGACAGCAGTAGGTTTGAAAAGGAGATTGTGCTCGATTTATATGTTGGCGATAACCGCAATAGCACCGATGATTTAGCAAAAGTTTTCACTCCCTATTTTTTAAATAATTTTTATATTTCAGTATTGCCGGGTACCGCACCTTTGAATGATGTCCAGCAGTTAAATTCATTTACTGATACACTTTGGACGGATAACTTCACTGTTTTTCGAAATAATCAAATAAAATACAAAACGTTGTTGTTTGAGCGATCCTTACAAATGAAAAAAGGAGATCGCTATAGTATTTCAGATGTTGAAAACACTTTCAATTCATTTAATCGTCTTCGGCAATTTCGCTTTATTGATATTCAGTTTCAAGAGCCTCAAATGGAAAAAGATACCAATCTGCTTGATTGTTTTATTCGTTTAGCTCCTTTAAGTAAACAATCTACATCTTTTGATATTGAAGGCACAAATACTTCTGGAAACATGGGGATTGCAGGTAATATAAATTATCAGCACCGTAACTTGTTCCACGGGGCCGAAGTGTTGAATATAAAATTACGAGGTGCAATGGAAAGGCTTGCAAACAGAGAGTCGGAATATTTTAATACACGTGAAGTTGGAGTTGAATCCAATATAACAATTCCCAGACTTTTAGGTCCGGGGAATATTATCGGATCTTTTAAAAATTTTATGCCAAAAACTGTTTTTACTTTGGGATATAATTTTCAGCGAAGGCCGGAATACACAAGAACAATAGCGAATGTTAAGTTTGGCTACGAATGGATGAGATCTGAAACATTCAGGCAAACCTTGAACCTGCTCGATTTTAATATGGTCAATTTATATCAGTTCGATCCAGAATTTATTGCAAACATAGAGGATTTGTATATCAAAAGTAGTTTTACGGACCATCTCATTTTTGCATCCAACTATTCTTTTACTTATAATACTCAGGGTTTAAATTTAAGTAAGGGGTATAGTTATTTGAAATTAAATGTTGAATCTGCCGGGAACCTTTTAAGCCTTGCATCATCTTTAACCAATCAGCCCAAAGTACAGGTGGTGGATACTTTGGGGTTAGGGACAAGCAAATATTATCGGATTTTTAGTACACGTTTTGCTCAGTATGTCAAGTCTGATGTTGAGTTTCGGTACGGCTATACAATTGACAAATATAATACTTTGGTTGCAAGAGCCTTTTTAGGGGCAGGCGTTCCCTACGGGAATTTTGATGTTTTGCCCTTTGAGAAGAAATATTTTACCGGCGGTGCAAATGGAATCAGGGCATGGCAGGTGCGTTCACTTGGACCGGGAACATATAAAGCGCAGGAGGGAACTTATCCGAATCAGTCTTCGGATATCAAGCTGGAAGCTAACCTTGAGTACCGTTTTAAATTGATTAGTTTTATAGAAGGGGCTTTGTTTTTGGATGCAGGTAATATTTGGGCCATAAACAAAAAGGATAACAGGGAAGGTGCCCTTTTTGAGTTTGATAAATTTTATAAACAACTTGCTTTCGGAACAGGAACCGGTTTACGATTCGATTTTAACTATTTTATTTTCCGACTGGATTTGGGTATGAAATTACGGCAACCTTCTGATAGTTTTACTGATGGTTGGATCATTGGCAACAGATCGTACAAAGCCGACGATTTTAATCTTTCATTTGCTATTGGTTATCCATTTTGA
- a CDS encoding TrmH family RNA methyltransferase, whose protein sequence is MISKNKIKLIHSLSQKKYRKKENLFLVEGDKNVLDVLQSKINIIHLFATQSFITSNKINSNHAQEITEADTAEIKKASLQKNPQNCIALCKIPPQNNLPQKLENNLSLFLDGIQDPGNLGTILRISDWFGIEYIFCSPDTADIFNPKVVQSSMGSICRTKVIYSTFEKIFNLAKSSNVKITGTFLEGENIYAETLPERTLLIMGNEGNGIRKENEYGVDKKIMIPHFAINNNKAESLNVAVATGIICSEFRRQQLAGVLFEMK, encoded by the coding sequence ATGATTAGTAAAAATAAGATTAAACTTATTCATTCACTTTCACAAAAAAAATACCGAAAAAAAGAGAACTTATTTCTGGTTGAAGGCGATAAAAATGTTTTGGATGTTCTCCAATCAAAAATAAATATTATACATCTATTTGCAACACAATCGTTTATTACCAGCAATAAAATTAATTCAAATCACGCTCAAGAAATAACAGAAGCAGACACTGCGGAAATTAAAAAAGCCAGTCTTCAAAAAAATCCGCAAAATTGTATTGCCTTATGTAAAATTCCACCCCAAAACAACCTGCCGCAAAAACTGGAAAATAATTTATCGCTCTTTCTTGATGGAATTCAGGATCCGGGCAATTTAGGTACAATCCTCAGAATAAGCGACTGGTTTGGTATTGAATACATTTTTTGCTCGCCCGATACAGCAGATATTTTTAACCCAAAAGTTGTTCAGTCAAGTATGGGATCAATCTGCAGAACGAAAGTTATTTACAGCACGTTTGAAAAAATATTCAATTTGGCGAAAAGTTCAAATGTAAAAATTACAGGTACTTTTTTGGAGGGAGAAAACATTTACGCCGAAACGCTCCCTGAAAGAACACTTCTAATTATGGGCAATGAAGGAAATGGGATAAGAAAAGAAAATGAATATGGAGTTGATAAAAAAATTATGATTCCTCATTTTGCAATCAATAATAATAAAGCAGAATCGTTAAATGTGGCAGTAGCTACCGGAATAATTTGTAGTGAATTCAGACGTCAGCAGTTGGCCGGAGTGTTATTCGAAATGAAATGA
- a CDS encoding porin family protein produces MKKFIIFILFILFACFGFSQQQKVNFLTTFDDKLVHFGFTLGVNTLDFAVVNYSPIGDNPGFEPKNWQLDNQQITYTSQVRSDVAEVVPGFTVGIVSSLRLGRDFNLRFLPGLSFGERKLAYNIDVWDIYNDQPMTYYSVKSTYLDFPLLIKYKARRINNDRPYVIFGGAYRQDISRTAEEDLVSLKSGGLYAEMGVGWDHYFTFFRFSIEAKVSLGLNNQLGPPPADTQRQYYSQSIKSLRSNIFTLSFHFE; encoded by the coding sequence GTGAAGAAATTTATCATTTTCATATTATTTATCCTGTTTGCTTGTTTCGGTTTCTCGCAACAGCAAAAAGTAAATTTTCTAACTACTTTTGACGATAAGTTGGTTCATTTTGGCTTTACACTTGGAGTTAATACACTTGACTTTGCCGTTGTGAATTATAGTCCGATTGGCGATAATCCCGGTTTTGAACCGAAAAACTGGCAGCTCGATAATCAACAGATAACCTATACCAGCCAGGTTCGCTCCGATGTTGCTGAAGTTGTTCCCGGTTTTACTGTTGGAATTGTTTCCAGCTTACGGTTAGGCCGCGATTTTAATCTCAGGTTTCTGCCGGGCTTATCTTTTGGCGAGAGAAAGTTGGCGTACAATATCGACGTGTGGGATATTTATAATGATCAGCCGATGACCTACTACTCCGTCAAATCAACCTATCTCGATTTTCCTTTGCTTATAAAATATAAAGCCCGCAGAATAAATAACGATAGGCCTTATGTGATTTTTGGCGGTGCCTACCGGCAGGATATTTCAAGAACAGCGGAGGAAGATCTGGTAAGCTTGAAAAGTGGCGGTTTATACGCCGAAATGGGGGTAGGATGGGATCATTATTTTACTTTCTTCCGGTTTTCCATAGAAGCAAAAGTTAGCCTGGGGCTAAACAACCAACTTGGTCCGCCTCCGGCAGATACTCAACGTCAGTATTATTCGCAATCAATAAAATCACTGCGGTCAAATATCTTTACTCTTTCATTTCATTTCGAATAA
- the ubiE gene encoding bifunctional demethylmenaquinone methyltransferase/2-methoxy-6-polyprenyl-1,4-benzoquinol methylase UbiE, translated as MAALPYKDSDQGKKVQVEEMFDNISPKYDLLNHLLSANIDKIWRKKAVNRLRSSNPNRIIDIATGTGDFAVEATKIKNSKVTGIDISEGMLEVGRKKIQKKNLTQRIEFIKADSENLPFSDNTFDAALVGFGVRNFENLEKGLREISRVLKPGGAFVVLEFSKPRKSPFKEIYYFYFTKILPALGKIVSKDNRAYTYLPESVNEFPDGDNFLMILNKVGFNDAKAFPQTFGIATIYQSFKVKN; from the coding sequence ATGGCAGCTCTTCCTTATAAAGATTCAGATCAGGGGAAAAAGGTGCAGGTTGAGGAGATGTTTGATAATATCTCTCCAAAGTATGATCTTCTAAATCATCTGCTGTCAGCAAATATCGATAAAATTTGGCGGAAGAAGGCGGTTAACAGGCTTCGTTCATCCAACCCGAATAGGATTATTGATATTGCAACCGGAACTGGTGACTTTGCAGTAGAAGCCACCAAAATTAAAAATTCAAAGGTTACCGGTATCGACATTTCTGAAGGAATGTTGGAGGTTGGCAGAAAAAAGATTCAAAAAAAAAATCTTACTCAACGTATTGAATTTATTAAAGCCGACTCTGAAAATCTTCCCTTTTCGGATAATACTTTTGATGCTGCATTAGTAGGTTTTGGTGTTCGCAACTTTGAAAACCTTGAAAAGGGTTTACGAGAAATAAGCAGGGTGCTGAAACCAGGCGGTGCGTTTGTTGTATTGGAATTTTCAAAACCGCGCAAGTCACCATTTAAAGAGATTTATTATTTTTATTTCACTAAGATTTTACCGGCGTTGGGGAAAATTGTTTCGAAAGATAACCGGGCATATACATATTTGCCGGAATCGGTAAATGAATTTCCCGATGGCGATAATTTTCTGATGATATTAAATAAGGTTGGTTTTAATGATGCAAAAGCTTTTCCGCAAACTTTTGGGATCGCAACAATTTATCAATCGTTTAAGGTAAAGAATTAA
- a CDS encoding AIR synthase-related protein has translation MNEIVEKEKEFTIDSIPEPEKIEDVIFSLMVNPNLSSINYFNDFSEMNISPDSIGDSDTDETGLFDIDASGTCMAMSTHAFHHHLEYDPQIATEILVSRAARKMLCFGATPIAISAFLYHIDFADPNGQFIASGAKKGLENAAQKFNLKISDRKIRFDHFSEHGPVPPTIIVSMMGAIEKREQITSHKFDKKGNNIFMIGRSVDDVGSSEYLEFYHGIVNSPLPAFNIDDELKIQNALRKLHEKDLIQSASPIGKGGLFFTLLRSAIPNGLGFDITSDAEIRLDSFLFGESMGRILVDVDSEKEDDFVDVLTEFKIPFFTLGHVTKGEIRVDDISLGFIDKMTTGV, from the coding sequence ATGAATGAGATTGTTGAAAAAGAAAAGGAATTTACTATTGATTCCATTCCCGAACCAGAAAAAATTGAGGATGTTATTTTTTCCTTAATGGTTAATCCAAATTTGTCTTCGATAAATTATTTTAATGATTTTAGTGAGATGAATATCTCTCCCGATTCGATTGGAGATAGTGATACTGACGAAACAGGGTTGTTTGATATTGATGCTTCGGGAACTTGTATGGCTATGAGTACACATGCGTTTCATCATCACTTGGAGTATGACCCACAAATTGCAACAGAAATTTTGGTTTCCAGGGCGGCACGTAAAATGTTATGTTTTGGTGCAACTCCAATTGCAATAAGCGCATTTTTGTATCATATCGATTTTGCTGATCCGAATGGGCAGTTTATAGCATCGGGGGCCAAAAAGGGGTTGGAGAATGCAGCTCAAAAGTTCAACCTTAAAATTTCGGATAGGAAAATAAGGTTTGATCATTTTTCGGAACACGGCCCGGTTCCCCCAACAATTATTGTTAGTATGATGGGGGCAATTGAAAAACGTGAGCAAATAACGTCGCATAAATTTGATAAAAAAGGCAACAATATTTTTATGATTGGCCGTTCGGTAGATGATGTCGGCTCATCTGAATATCTTGAATTTTATCACGGAATAGTAAATTCTCCGCTTCCCGCTTTTAATATAGATGATGAGTTAAAGATTCAGAATGCGCTTAGAAAATTACATGAAAAGGATTTGATACAAAGTGCAAGTCCGATTGGTAAAGGCGGACTTTTCTTTACTTTGCTTCGCTCTGCAATACCTAACGGACTGGGGTTTGACATAACTTCAGACGCAGAAATCAGACTGGATTCTTTTCTTTTTGGAGAGTCGATGGGGAGAATTTTAGTGGATGTGGATTCTGAGAAAGAAGACGATTTTGTAGACGTTTTAACAGAATTTAAAATTCCGTTTTTTACTCTTGGCCATGTAACAAAAGGTGAAATCAGAGTAGACGACATTTCTCTTGGATTTATTGATAAAATGACCACTGGTGTTTAA
- a CDS encoding SDR family oxidoreductase, producing MKRTALITGATAGIGEETARLLSKNDFNLILTGRREERLKKLADEITRDSECKVHILVFDIRSREKTMEAVKSLPQEWMNIDVLLNNAGLAAGLNTIQEGVVDDWEQMIDTNIKGLLYITRLIAPKMVERNSGHIVNISSIAGKETYPMGNVYCATKHAVQSLTQGMRLDMLKHGIKVSSVSPGAVETEFSLVRFKGDKEKADKVYEGFTPLFAKDIAETILFILTRPAHVNIDDILVMPTAQAFSREFYRK from the coding sequence ATGAAAAGAACAGCATTAATAACAGGAGCAACAGCTGGAATCGGAGAAGAAACAGCGAGACTTTTGTCAAAAAACGACTTTAATCTAATCCTTACCGGCCGCCGGGAGGAAAGACTAAAAAAGCTGGCAGATGAAATAACACGCGACTCAGAATGTAAAGTTCATATACTGGTTTTTGATATAAGAAGTAGGGAGAAAACGATGGAAGCCGTTAAAAGTTTACCTCAAGAATGGATGAACATTGACGTGCTTTTAAATAATGCCGGGTTGGCAGCCGGACTGAATACTATCCAGGAAGGAGTAGTTGACGATTGGGAACAAATGATCGACACAAACATCAAGGGATTGCTATATATTACCAGACTTATTGCACCAAAAATGGTTGAAAGAAATTCCGGGCATATTGTAAATATCTCCTCAATCGCCGGAAAAGAAACCTACCCAATGGGAAATGTATACTGCGCAACCAAACATGCTGTGCAATCGCTTACACAGGGAATGAGACTTGATATGCTAAAACACGGCATAAAAGTGAGTTCTGTTTCCCCTGGCGCTGTTGAAACTGAATTTTCGCTTGTCCGGTTTAAAGGAGACAAGGAAAAAGCAGATAAGGTTTATGAAGGGTTTACGCCACTTTTTGCAAAGGATATTGCTGAAACCATACTTTTTATTCTCACCCGTCCGGCGCATGTGAATATAGATGATATTCTCGTTATGCCAACAGCACAGGCATTCAGCCGTGAATTTTACAGAAAATAA
- a CDS encoding glycosyltransferase: protein MSEAIVITPVKDSLETTKRTIEAISKAKGNFEYFVFNDFSKPETKSYLEKIKTKLGFELIHLEDVTSTPSPNYKLVLQMAQKKALETNSPLIIVESDVVIQKNTLEDLIKLSGKHEKTGLFGAITVDQSGNYNFPYTFEKRKSNNIVDTSHSLSFCCTLISTPLLKRFDFQNLSQNKDWFDVFISRQSKKLGFKNYLAKGLEVLHLPHSSRPWKNLKYTNPVLYYLKKVINKRDRI, encoded by the coding sequence ATGTCAGAAGCTATCGTCATAACTCCGGTAAAAGATTCGCTGGAAACAACAAAAAGAACCATTGAGGCCATTTCAAAAGCAAAAGGAAATTTCGAATATTTTGTTTTTAATGATTTTAGTAAACCCGAAACAAAATCGTACCTGGAAAAAATAAAAACCAAACTAGGTTTTGAACTAATTCATCTGGAAGATGTCACGTCTACTCCATCTCCTAACTACAAACTGGTGCTTCAAATGGCACAGAAAAAGGCTTTGGAAACTAATAGTCCTCTAATTATCGTTGAATCAGACGTTGTAATTCAAAAAAACACTTTAGAAGACTTAATAAAACTCTCCGGGAAACACGAAAAAACTGGCCTTTTCGGAGCCATAACCGTTGACCAATCAGGAAATTATAATTTTCCCTACACCTTTGAAAAAAGGAAAAGTAATAATATAGTTGACACTTCGCACAGTTTGAGTTTCTGTTGTACACTCATTTCGACACCTCTGCTCAAAAGATTCGATTTTCAAAATCTTTCTCAAAATAAAGACTGGTTTGATGTCTTTATAAGCCGACAATCAAAAAAACTTGGTTTTAAAAACTACCTGGCCAAAGGATTGGAGGTTTTACACCTTCCCCATTCAAGCCGTCCATGGAAGAATCTTAAATACACAAACCCGGTTTTATATTATCTTAAAAAAGTTATTAACAAACGCGACCGAATATAG
- a CDS encoding sensor histidine kinase, which produces MPRTVLYNRLKIGGHVIFWLASIALMLSFFYFNEKRVHFDLVTLVKALITNIGFAVAVYVNLYFLIPRFLKEKNYIFYIFWLIILLTLSSLIIQFLLLFPLRKALNFKERFTSFDVNLHSAYFFASMIYVAVTSFLKFIKEWFSLQDLNFKLAKIEQQKLEAELKTLKGQLNPHFLFNSLNNIYSLALIKSDKVPDLILQLSDLMRHIIYESKEKYIPLEKELEFVNNFITLQKIRVPENVLIKYKIEGKVPSSKIAPLLFEPFIDNAFKHGLPGNEGEDFIEIKFNFEKESILDFFISNNFEERENWDRKNSGIGISNVKQRLKLLYHQNDYSLTTNKENQIFSVYLQLKLK; this is translated from the coding sequence ATGCCAAGGACTGTATTATATAACCGACTAAAAATTGGCGGGCATGTTATCTTTTGGCTGGCCAGCATTGCATTAATGCTTTCGTTCTTCTACTTTAATGAGAAACGTGTTCATTTTGACCTTGTAACCCTGGTAAAAGCTCTAATAACCAATATTGGATTTGCAGTTGCGGTTTATGTCAATTTATATTTCCTAATTCCCAGATTTTTAAAGGAGAAGAATTATATCTTCTATATTTTCTGGCTCATTATTCTTCTCACCCTTTCGAGCCTAATAATCCAATTTTTACTCCTGTTTCCTTTAAGAAAAGCTTTAAACTTTAAAGAGCGCTTTACGTCGTTCGACGTAAATCTGCACTCGGCTTACTTTTTCGCGTCCATGATTTATGTGGCGGTTACTTCCTTTTTAAAATTTATAAAAGAGTGGTTTTCACTCCAGGATTTAAACTTTAAACTGGCAAAAATTGAGCAGCAAAAACTGGAAGCTGAATTAAAAACATTAAAAGGACAGCTGAATCCACATTTTCTCTTCAATTCTCTAAATAATATTTATTCGTTGGCATTGATTAAATCAGATAAAGTACCCGATTTAATTTTGCAACTATCAGATCTAATGCGACATATAATTTATGAATCGAAAGAAAAATATATACCTCTGGAAAAAGAATTAGAATTTGTAAATAATTTTATCACTCTTCAAAAAATCAGGGTTCCTGAAAATGTTTTAATAAAGTATAAAATAGAAGGGAAAGTACCATCATCAAAAATTGCACCTTTACTATTTGAACCATTTATTGACAATGCTTTTAAACATGGATTGCCAGGAAATGAGGGAGAGGACTTTATTGAAATTAAATTTAATTTTGAGAAAGAAAGCATTTTAGATTTTTTTATTTCCAATAATTTTGAAGAAAGGGAAAACTGGGACCGAAAGAATTCCGGAATCGGCATCAGCAATGTAAAACAAAGACTAAAATTGTTATATCATCAAAACGACTACTCATTAACAACAAATAAAGAAAATCAGATATTCTCGGTATACCTTCAACTAAAACTTAAATAA
- a CDS encoding LytR/AlgR family response regulator transcription factor — protein MEIKALIIDDEPLAQNVIKQYAKKLPSLKIEGTCNDAICAHQALQEKEIDLIFLDINMPKLSGISFLRTLKDAPLVIFTTAYSEYALEGFELDAIDYLKKPFSFDRFCKSIFKAEELLQLKQEAASSHHIEKKDNNNFLFIKSNKKTIKVNYADIQYIEGLGDYIRIHLTDQKIVTNLSMKKIIELLPEKQFYRTHKSFIISLSKIDLVEGNMVVINKTKLPIGNSYRQEFLNYINTFLAE, from the coding sequence ATGGAAATTAAGGCACTAATAATCGATGATGAACCATTGGCGCAGAATGTTATCAAACAATATGCGAAAAAGCTTCCCTCCTTAAAAATTGAAGGAACCTGTAATGACGCAATCTGTGCCCACCAGGCATTACAGGAGAAGGAGATTGACCTTATTTTTTTAGATATAAATATGCCAAAACTTTCGGGAATTTCATTTTTACGCACTTTAAAAGATGCTCCGCTCGTGATTTTCACCACTGCATACTCGGAATATGCTTTAGAAGGTTTTGAACTCGATGCTATTGACTACCTGAAAAAACCATTCTCGTTTGACCGTTTTTGTAAATCTATTTTTAAGGCAGAGGAGCTGTTGCAATTAAAACAGGAAGCAGCGAGTTCGCACCACATCGAAAAAAAGGACAACAACAATTTTCTATTTATAAAGTCGAACAAAAAGACAATCAAGGTTAACTATGCAGATATTCAGTACATAGAGGGTTTAGGAGACTATATTCGAATCCATTTAACCGATCAAAAAATAGTTACCAATCTATCTATGAAGAAAATAATTGAACTCCTCCCTGAAAAACAATTTTACAGAACGCATAAATCTTTTATCATCTCACTGTCTAAAATTGATTTGGTAGAAGGGAACATGGTCGTTATCAACAAAACAAAACTTCCAATCGGGAATAGCTACCGACAAGAGTTCTTAAACTATATAAATACATTTCTCGCCGAATAA